In Lineus longissimus chromosome 13, tnLinLong1.2, whole genome shotgun sequence, one genomic interval encodes:
- the LOC135497698 gene encoding uncharacterized protein LOC135497698, with translation MTDKEKAAERLAFSRRSHRGQLTKLTKRADEFIENFDELSDDELDKLESTMDSIRSKINFLKQLDEELLELIPTKELEEAVITFDDYLLDVQENYDVLQMRLKRSRGRCTRKTTSDPTTKDKSNCRLPKLDLETFSGDILLWQTFIDGFIASVHNNSKLEDIEKFQYLKRQLKGEAARTIHGLALTNLNYAHAMEILRKRYGQRHKIVAATMKALMELPVTTSADAKGLRHFYDTLESHVRTLDTLEKDQSSYGDFLVSIVLDKLPTSTKQQLARDHGSCEWSLPDLRVALGAEIEALEAGDVSADSSSACSGYSSELQSTAAFHTNVKSQRKPYCAFCKGTHYSGECTVYAKPADRLTQTRKLQLCFNCLGRHKIKDCKSKFTCRKCKKRHHTAICSGSRPDEKETNSNNQNTTQQSERETTESEETVQSVTTGCTDEMTVTHVGKSGSVLLKTAVTDVSSSTASCKATILFDEGSTRSFITTELAEKLSATSNGSHTLSLTTFGGKPGSARKFDEVTFSVHTISGEKMQMSALVVPRISQMNNRINSSLLSLPHLQGLTLAHPISNVDSLQITLLIGADFFWDFVEDHVIRGPGPTAVRSKLGYLLSGHLHSQTKDSQALSHVISTDTSQDVSDYQQYWDLETIGIKDDPCRAMADDTDRYKSFCKTHLRHDGTRYVASLPWKENHNPLPTNYDVCVKRTRNTIQRLSSELRRTYDSIIQDQVARGFIEEVIGDDLTSGHYYHTTRL, from the coding sequence ATGACAGACAAAGAAAAAGCTGCAGAACGTCTTGCGTTTTCGCGAAGAAGTCATAGAGGACAACTAACGAAACTAACGAAGAGAGCTGACGAGTTTATCGAAAACTTTGACGAACTCTCGGACGACGAACTAGACAAGCTCGAATCAACCATGGACAGCATCAGATCGAAAATCAACTTTCTCAAGCAACTCGATGAGGAATTACTGGAGCTGATACCAACTAAGGAACTAGAGGAAGCAGTGATCACATTCGACGATTATCTTCTCGATGTTCAGGAAAATTACGACGTTCTTCAGATGCGCCTAAAACGCTCACGTGGTAGATGTACACGCAAGACCACATCCGACCCAACGACAAAGGACAAGTCGAATTGTCGCTTGCCGAAACTAGATTTAGAAACTTTTAGTGGAGACATTTTGCTTTGGCAAACGTTCATCGACGGATTCATAGCATCTGTTCATAATAACTCTAAGCTTGAGGACATAGAAAAGTTTCAGTACCTCAAGAGACAACTCAAAGGTGAAGCTGCTCGGACTATTCATGGCTTAGCATTGACAAATTTGAACTACGCCCATGCAATGGAAATATTAAGAAAACGCTACGGTCAAAGACATAAGATCGTTGCCGCCACGATGAAAGCGCTAATGGAGTTACCAGTGACGACGTCCGCTGACGCCAAAGGATTACGTCATTTCTACGACACGCTCGAAAGTCATGTTCGCACCTTGGACACGCTTGAGAAAGATCAATCATCATACGGGGACTTTCTTGTGTCCATTGTGTTGGATAAACTACCCACGTCCACCAAGCAACAGCTTGCTCGGGATCATGGTTCCTGTGAATGGTCATTACCCGACCTACGCGTAGCTTTGGGAGCAGAAATCGAAGCTCTTGAGGCAGGTGACGTATCAGCAGATAGTTCGTCTGCCTGTTCAGGATACAGCTCGGAACTGCAAAGCACAGCAGCTTTTCATACCAACGTCAAATCGCAACGGAAACCGTACTGTGCATTCTGTAAAGGGACGCATTACTCAGGAGAGTGCACGGTGTATGCTAAACCTGCTGATCGCTTGACTCAGACGCGGAAACTTCAACTTTGCTTCAACTGCCTTGGTCGTCATAAAATCAAGGACTGCAAGTCAAAGTTTACGTGTCGCAAATGTAAGAAGAGACATCACACTGCCATTTGTTCGGGGTCAAGACCTGATGAGAAGGAAACAAACTCTAATAACCAAAACACAACGCAACAATCAGAACGAGAAACGACCGAGTCTGAAGAAACTGTTCAGTCAGTCACAACAGGCTGTACAGACGAAATGACTGTCACCCACGTAGGGAAATCCGGGTCTGTTTTACTGAAAACAGCTGTGACGGACGTCTCGTCCTCAACAGCGTCATGCAAGGCGACCATCCTATTCGACGAGGGATCGACACGCTCTTTCATCACCACGGAATTAGCAGAGAAGCTGAGTGCAACGTCGAATGGTTCTCACACGCTTTCCCTTACCACATTTGGGGGTAAGCCAGGCTCAGCTAGAAAGTTCGACGAAGTAACTTTCTCCGTACATACGATTTCCGGTGAGAAGATGCAGATGTCAGCATTGGTTGTACCTCGCATATCGCAAATGAACAATCGCATCAACTCATCGCTACTTTCGTTACCTCACCTACAGGGATTAACTCTCGCCCATCCGATCTCAAACGTCGATTCATTACAAATCACGCTTTTGATTGGAGCTGATTTCTTCTGGGACTTCGTAGAGGATCACGTAATTCGGGGCCCAGGACCTACTGCTGTTCGCTCTAAACTTGGCTATCTTCTCTCGGGACATCTACATTCGCAAACTAAAGACTCTCAAGCCTTATCGCATGTGATTTCAACAGATACGAGCCAAGATGTGAGTGATTATCAGCAGTACTGGGATCTTGAAACGATAGGAATCAAAGATGATCCCTGTCGGGCCATGGCGGATGACACTGATCGTTACAAGTCATTCTGCAAGACTCACTTGCGCCACGATGGCACACGCTATGTGGCTAGTCTTCCTTGGAAGGAAAATCACAATCCGCTACCAACCAACTATGACGTTTGTGTGAAACGCACACGAAACACGATTCAAAGACTTAGTTCTGAATTACGTCGCACTTACGATAGCATTATTCAGGATCAAGTCGCACGTGGATTTATTGAAGAAGTCATAGGCGATGATCTAACTAGTGGTCACTACTACCACACCACGCGGTTATGA